The Brachyhypopomus gauderio isolate BG-103 chromosome 1, BGAUD_0.2, whole genome shotgun sequence genome includes the window gtgtagcAGGCTGTGCCGTTCagtatttgtgcgtgtgtagcAGGCTGTGCCGTTCagtatttgtgcgtgtgtagcAGGCTGTGCCGTTCagtatttgtgcgtgtgtagcAGGCTGTGCCGttcagtatttgtgtgtgtgtagcaggctgTGCCGTTcagtatttatgtgtgtgtagcaggctgTGCCGTTcagtatttatgtgtgtgtagcaggctgTGCCGTTcagtatttatgtgtgtgtagcaggctgTGCTGTTCCCTTCATTGGGCACCGAATGACTCAATCAGCACATCAGTGAATCACTGTGGCTTGATTCAACTTACCGAATCACTCTCACAAGCTCATGAAACGCTTTGTCCACATTCATGGGTGGATCCTTGGCACTTGTTTCTATGTACGTTATCtagggaaagaaagaaacaaagaaagaaagaaaagcagaaattggagagtatgtggtgtgtgagtgttttggtggagtgttggtggagtgtgggtgggtggatggatgtgggcaagtgtatgcttgtgtgtgtgtgtgtgtgtgtgtgtgtgtgtactcacactGTGCTTAGTGGCCATCTCCCATCCCTGCTCACTCGTAATCTTCCGCAAATGCACCAGGTCCACTTTATTAGCAACCAGCACCATGGGGAAGgactctctacacacacacacacacacacacacacacacacacacacacacacacacacgcacacacacacagcaaacatgAATGGCTCTTGTATTTAAACATTATTACACCATAATTTAATATATTAACTAACCAGACAAGGATTGTCTGACAGAATGAATGGAccagtgtgtgggagtgtggctGTTCAAAGACGTGTCTTTAACCATCAGAATGAGCAGATGAAACAAACAGGTCAATAAGTGTGGCTGCTCTCAGACCTGTCTTTAACCCTCAGGATGAGCTGATGAAATAAATGGGAGAATAAGTGGCTGTTCTCAGACCTGTCCTTAACCCTCAGGATGAGCTGATGAAAGCGATCCACGTGTGCGAAGCTGGCTTTGTCTGTCACCGAGAACACAATAAGGAAGCCGTCTCCAGTGCGCATGTACTGCTCTCTCATAGCACTGAACTCCTCCTGGCCCGCAGTGTccagaactacacacacacacacacacacacacacatccatatgtatacacacccaaacacacagtgTCCTCAGAGTTAGTACAGCCATTAATGAACCAATTAAGGATAACATTCACAAAGATGCACTCACAGCATGCacacaaataacacacacacacacacacacacacacacacaagaataataataatgtctCCAGAATAAGaccagtcacaaacacacacacacacacacacacacacacacacattgacacaaTCATTTATATTTCAGCATTTAGCAGGTACTCTTATGGAGtgtgacttacaaaagtgctttgtcatctaCTCATTGAATGTAT containing:
- the mrasb gene encoding ras-related protein M-Ras, with amino-acid sequence MATSAVPGDNLPTYKLVVVGDGGVGKSALTIQFFQKIFVPDYDPTIEDSYLKHTEIDGHWAILDVLDTAGQEEFSAMREQYMRTGDGFLIVFSVTDKASFAHVDRFHQLILRVKDRESFPMVLVANKVDLVHLRKITSEQGWEMATKHSITYIETSAKDPPMNVDKAFHELVRVIRQQIPEKTQKKKKTRWRADRRSGSARLHCVLF